The Streptococcus pantholopis genome has a segment encoding these proteins:
- a CDS encoding helix-turn-helix domain-containing protein, translated as MSNKTIGEILKDARIRQGLSLEDVEAKTDIPSHHLLALELDQFDLIPDEKTLNYIQRYGETVDLHPIALKQQYREQIQHQESETDHFAEPAVLKDALNAEEAVPKEIEEIAESDSQIAEPVISNTDKEPELSTGTETKTSFANRSRRYDYDDESYDEPSRWPIIILSLVAILILLFVGYTVWHQLQGNRQTSQASQYWSVSSSTEQETTSVSTDSQATLSVEGSGRALTAYLSNASDPVEIVVSLSGAESGWFYVSNSDMSEDGVTLNSATPSYTVSLPASTATATITLSVVQGVTITVDGQALDTSALTGSDLSYITLNIQ; from the coding sequence ATGAGTAATAAAACGATTGGAGAAATTTTAAAAGATGCCCGCATCAGGCAGGGCCTCTCTTTAGAAGATGTTGAAGCCAAAACGGATATCCCTTCTCATCATTTGCTGGCTTTGGAATTAGATCAGTTTGATTTAATTCCGGATGAAAAAACTCTGAACTATATTCAAAGATATGGGGAAACAGTTGATTTACATCCTATTGCTTTAAAACAGCAATACCGTGAGCAAATTCAGCATCAGGAATCTGAAACTGATCATTTTGCAGAGCCGGCTGTTTTAAAAGATGCTCTTAATGCCGAAGAAGCAGTCCCAAAAGAAATAGAAGAAATAGCGGAGAGTGATAGTCAGATAGCAGAACCTGTGATATCTAACACTGATAAAGAACCGGAATTATCGACTGGGACTGAAACAAAGACTAGTTTTGCTAACAGAAGCCGCCGTTATGACTATGATGATGAATCTTACGATGAACCGTCCCGCTGGCCGATTATTATTTTAAGTTTGGTGGCTATTTTAATATTGCTTTTTGTTGGTTACACTGTTTGGCATCAGCTTCAAGGCAATCGTCAAACTTCACAGGCTTCTCAGTATTGGTCCGTCAGCAGCTCAACTGAACAAGAAACGACTTCTGTTTCGACAGATAGTCAAGCCACTTTAAGTGTAGAAGGAAGCGGCAGAGCTCTTACAGCTTATTTGAGCAATGCCAGCGATCCTGTCGAAATTGTTGTTTCACTGTCAGGAGCAGAAAGTGGTTGGTTTTATGTCAGCAATTCAGATATGAGTGAAGATGGGGTAACATTAAACTCGGCAACACCTTCTTATACAGTAAGTTTACCCGCTTCCACAGCTACTGCAACCATCACTCTCAGTGTTGTCCAAGGTGTAACAATCACTGTTGATGGTCAAGCCCTTGATACTTCCGCTTTGACGGGCTCAGATTTAAGCTATATTACATTAAATATCCAATAA
- a CDS encoding HAD hydrolase-like protein produces MKSILFDLDGTLVNSSSGIKSSFRYTFEQLNLAVPDDNILSTFIGPPLETTFSNLFKSEELVKKAIAYFRLYYKEKGVHDVFVYQGIYEALTDLKAANYELYVTTSKNEPMAQLMLDELGLSKFFKAVYGATPHRFKKDDVIRACLSSENINQNEALIIGDTKFDIIGGISAGIKTLGITWGIGQEADLLNSGADKICHSPDNIKKALTF; encoded by the coding sequence ATGAAATCTATTTTATTTGATTTAGACGGAACCTTAGTCAATTCAAGTTCAGGGATAAAATCCAGTTTTCGCTACACTTTTGAACAACTAAATCTTGCTGTCCCTGATGACAATATTCTGTCAACTTTTATTGGTCCGCCGCTTGAAACAACTTTTTCTAACTTATTTAAATCAGAAGAATTAGTGAAAAAAGCTATTGCCTATTTTCGATTATATTATAAAGAAAAAGGTGTTCACGATGTCTTTGTTTACCAAGGAATCTATGAAGCGCTGACAGACCTTAAAGCAGCAAATTATGAACTGTATGTGACAACCAGCAAAAATGAACCAATGGCCCAGCTTATGCTAGATGAATTGGGACTGTCTAAATTTTTTAAAGCTGTTTATGGTGCTACTCCCCACCGTTTTAAAAAAGATGATGTCATCCGAGCATGTCTATCATCTGAAAATATCAATCAGAACGAAGCTCTTATCATAGGCGATACAAAGTTTGATATTATCGGAGGAATTTCTGCTGGTATTAAAACATTGGGTATCACTTGGGGAATTGGACAGGAGGCTGATTTACTTAACAGCGGTGCTGATAAAATTTGCCATTCTCCTGACAATATAAAAAAAGCACTGACTTTTTAA
- the yfmF gene encoding EF-P 5-aminopentanol modification-associated protein YfmF, whose product MKIAQGVHLHLLKNRKFKTNHITFRFSGKLEEKTVARRVLVAQMLAAANAVYPTVQKFRERLADLYGADLSTKVSTKGLVHIVDIDLVFIKDSYSLTKTSVLEEMLNFLGAVLFAPLVSVAQYQSKIFDVEKKNMLHYLEADDEDSFSRSFLALKKLFFNQPDLKLSPYGYPDLFNSETAFTAYQEFQKMIKEDLLDIFIVGEFDDYRMLQLITKFPLENRQKDLQFSYRQVYKSITQEKIERRPVEQSVLQLGYHIPIQYDDPNYFSLLVLEGMIGGFDHSKLFTAVREKAGLAYTIGCQLDIYTGLLNVYTGIDKNNRNQVLKIINKQFADLKIGSFSSSLIQQTKLMLTESVKLSEDDTNAIIERTYNQHYLNINKQAEYWISKFESVSKEDIVNAASQIRLQAVYFLEGGQ is encoded by the coding sequence ATGAAAATAGCTCAGGGTGTCCATTTACATCTTCTTAAAAATCGTAAATTTAAAACTAACCATATCACTTTCCGATTTTCTGGTAAACTGGAGGAAAAAACAGTAGCACGGCGTGTATTAGTAGCGCAGATGCTGGCAGCTGCCAACGCGGTCTACCCAACGGTTCAAAAATTCCGTGAAAGATTAGCTGATTTGTATGGAGCTGATCTGTCAACTAAGGTGTCAACTAAAGGGCTTGTCCATATTGTAGATATCGATCTTGTTTTTATCAAGGACTCCTACAGTTTGACAAAAACATCTGTCTTGGAGGAAATGCTGAATTTTTTAGGGGCTGTCCTCTTTGCTCCGCTTGTATCTGTAGCCCAGTATCAAAGCAAGATATTTGATGTTGAGAAAAAGAATATGCTCCACTATTTAGAAGCTGATGATGAGGATTCTTTCAGCCGCAGTTTTTTAGCTTTAAAGAAATTATTTTTTAATCAGCCAGATTTAAAACTCTCTCCGTATGGCTACCCAGATTTGTTCAATAGTGAAACTGCCTTTACGGCCTATCAGGAATTTCAAAAAATGATTAAAGAAGATTTGCTGGATATCTTTATTGTTGGTGAATTTGATGATTATCGCATGCTTCAGCTAATCACAAAGTTTCCTTTAGAGAATAGACAGAAAGATTTACAGTTTAGCTATCGACAAGTTTATAAAAGCATTACACAGGAAAAGATTGAAAGGCGTCCTGTTGAGCAGTCGGTTCTGCAATTAGGCTATCATATTCCTATTCAGTATGATGATCCTAATTATTTTTCACTCCTTGTTTTGGAAGGAATGATTGGAGGTTTTGATCATTCTAAACTTTTTACGGCAGTACGTGAGAAAGCTGGTTTGGCTTATACAATTGGCTGTCAATTAGATATTTACACGGGATTGCTTAATGTTTACACTGGAATTGACAAAAACAACCGAAATCAGGTACTTAAAATTATTAATAAACAATTTGCCGATCTTAAAATAGGGAGTTTTTCCAGCTCTTTAATCCAGCAGACTAAATTAATGTTGACAGAAAGTGTCAAGCTGTCTGAAGATGATACAAATGCCATTATTGAAAGAACTTATAACCAGCATTATTTAAATATAAATAAACAGGCTGAATACTGGATCAGTAAGTTTGAGTCTGTTAGCAAAGAAGATATTGTAAATGCTGCAAGCCAAATTAGGTTACAGGCAGTTTATTTTTTAGAAGGAGGACAGTAA
- a CDS encoding energy-coupling factor transporter ATPase produces MGITLKNVSYTYQAGTPFEGRALFDINLEIRDGSYTAFIGHTGSGKSTVMQLLNGLAVPTEGSVTIDGMTITPDSKNKDIKSVRKTVGLVFQFPESQLFAETVLKDVAFGPQNFGVSLQEAESLAKEKLALVGIAEELFDKNPFELSGGQMRRVAIAGILAMEPKILVLDEPTAGLDPRGRRELMKLFYRLYQSGMTVVLVTHLMDDVADYADYVYVLEAGKLVLSGSPKNLFQKVSLLESKQLGVPKITKFAQSLAHRGLPMETLPITIDEFKEVLKHG; encoded by the coding sequence ATGGGAATTACTCTCAAAAATGTAAGTTATACTTATCAGGCAGGGACCCCTTTTGAAGGGCGTGCCCTTTTTGACATTAATCTTGAAATTAGAGATGGTTCCTACACTGCTTTTATTGGTCATACGGGCTCCGGTAAATCAACTGTTATGCAGCTGCTGAACGGCTTGGCTGTTCCGACTGAAGGTTCGGTCACGATTGACGGAATGACTATCACACCTGATTCTAAAAACAAGGATATCAAGTCTGTTCGGAAAACGGTGGGGCTGGTTTTTCAATTTCCGGAGAGCCAGCTGTTTGCTGAGACTGTCTTGAAAGATGTGGCATTCGGTCCCCAAAACTTCGGAGTTTCATTGCAGGAAGCAGAGTCCTTAGCTAAGGAAAAGTTAGCTTTAGTAGGAATAGCAGAAGAACTGTTTGATAAAAACCCGTTTGAATTATCTGGCGGGCAGATGCGACGAGTGGCTATTGCCGGCATTCTGGCTATGGAACCCAAAATACTAGTTCTGGATGAACCGACAGCAGGGCTCGATCCCAGAGGACGCCGTGAGTTGATGAAGCTTTTTTATCGCTTGTATCAATCAGGAATGACCGTTGTTTTAGTGACTCACTTAATGGATGATGTTGCTGATTATGCTGATTATGTTTATGTTTTGGAGGCAGGGAAGCTGGTCCTTTCAGGCAGCCCGAAAAATCTTTTCCAAAAAGTCAGTTTGTTAGAGAGTAAACAATTGGGGGTGCCAAAAATAACAAAGTTTGCCCAATCATTGGCTCACCGCGGCTTACCTATGGAAACACTGCCAATCACAATTGATGAGTTTAAAGAGGTGCTTAAGCATGGATAG
- the yaaA gene encoding S4 domain-containing protein YaaA, whose protein sequence is MEYKLFTDYITLQALLKKAGLIQSGGAVKLFLEETTVLFNGQIEKRRGKKIRVGDVVTIPQDNITITIAEPDEAEKIKYEKEQEEKKRVADLVKTLNQKNKRRQKNTHKAANKKATSANSDKPVRFPGM, encoded by the coding sequence ATGGAATACAAACTTTTTACAGATTATATCACCTTGCAGGCACTTTTAAAAAAAGCAGGTCTTATTCAAAGTGGAGGTGCTGTAAAACTTTTTTTAGAGGAAACAACTGTTCTTTTTAACGGTCAAATTGAGAAACGCCGCGGTAAAAAGATCCGTGTAGGTGATGTGGTTACTATCCCGCAAGACAATATCACAATTACAATTGCTGAACCAGATGAAGCAGAAAAAATCAAATATGAAAAGGAGCAGGAAGAAAAGAAACGTGTGGCTGATTTAGTTAAGACACTTAACCAAAAAAATAAACGAAGACAAAAAAACACTCACAAAGCTGCAAACAAAAAGGCGACATCTGCCAACAGCGATAAACCTGTCCGCTTTCCGGGAATGTAA
- the mnmA gene encoding tRNA 2-thiouridine(34) synthase MnmA codes for MDNSKIRVVVGMSGGVDSSVTALLLKEQGYDVIGVFMKNWDDTDEFGVCTATEDYKDVAAVADQIGIPYYSVNFEKEYWDRVFEYFLAEYRAGRTPNPDVMCNKEIKFKAFLDYALTLGADYVATGHYAQVFRDDTGRVHMLRGADNNKDQTYFLSQLSQQQLQKVMFPLGHLQKSEVRKIAERAGLATAKKKDSTGICFIGEKNFKEFLSQYLPAQKGRMLTIDGRDMGEHAGLMYYTIGQRGGLGIGGQRGGDNAPWFVVGKDLSKNILYVGQGFHHEALMSTSLDASMIHFTGDRPEEFTIECTAKFRYRQPDSQVTVKVKGDKAEVLFAEPQRAVTPGQAVVFYDGQECLGGGIIDVVYKEEQICQYV; via the coding sequence ATGGATAATTCAAAAATTCGTGTTGTTGTTGGGATGAGCGGCGGTGTCGATTCGTCGGTAACGGCTTTACTTCTAAAAGAGCAAGGCTACGATGTTATTGGCGTCTTCATGAAAAATTGGGACGACACTGATGAATTTGGTGTTTGTACGGCGACGGAGGATTACAAAGATGTCGCTGCGGTAGCTGATCAGATTGGCATTCCTTACTATTCTGTTAATTTTGAAAAAGAATACTGGGACAGAGTATTTGAATACTTTTTAGCGGAATATCGTGCCGGACGTACTCCAAATCCAGATGTTATGTGTAATAAAGAGATAAAATTTAAGGCTTTTCTTGATTATGCTTTGACTTTAGGAGCTGATTATGTAGCAACCGGGCATTATGCTCAAGTATTCCGTGATGATACCGGCAGAGTCCATATGCTGCGGGGTGCTGATAATAATAAAGATCAGACATATTTTTTAAGCCAGCTGTCACAGCAGCAGCTGCAGAAAGTGATGTTTCCGCTAGGACATCTGCAAAAGTCTGAGGTGCGTAAAATTGCTGAACGAGCTGGTTTAGCGACCGCTAAAAAGAAAGACTCTACAGGAATTTGTTTTATTGGTGAGAAAAATTTCAAAGAATTTCTCAGCCAGTATTTACCAGCACAGAAAGGACGGATGCTGACCATTGATGGCCGTGATATGGGAGAACATGCTGGGCTTATGTACTATACCATCGGCCAGCGCGGCGGTCTAGGTATTGGCGGTCAGCGTGGCGGAGATAACGCCCCTTGGTTTGTTGTTGGAAAAGATCTTTCAAAAAATATTCTTTATGTAGGTCAAGGTTTTCACCATGAAGCCCTCATGTCAACTTCGCTTGACGCTTCTATGATTCACTTTACAGGCGACAGACCTGAAGAGTTTACAATAGAATGTACAGCAAAATTTCGATATCGTCAACCTGATAGTCAAGTTACTGTCAAAGTTAAGGGTGATAAAGCAGAAGTGCTCTTTGCTGAACCGCAGCGTGCTGTTACCCCTGGTCAAGCTGTTGTTTTTTATGATGGCCAAGAATGTTTGGGCGGCGGAATAATTGATGTGGTTTACAAAGAAGAGCAAATTTGTCAATATGTATAG
- a CDS encoding transglycosylase SLT domain-containing protein yields MYSRLAKAKRQKKRYTILGALLIAASVAGTAFALTKTESAYIVTESQKNIVGAIGSESLVTTASAEEIQETSELEEALDNQNQDTAPAEEEAVAEAISETENAVTEAVPVNTVSAPSTSVTNGNTAGAVGSEAAAQMAAATGVPQSTWEYIIARESNGDYTASNTSGASGLFQTMPGWGSTATVQDQINSAINAYNAQGLSAWGY; encoded by the coding sequence ATGTATAGTAGGCTTGCAAAAGCAAAACGTCAGAAAAAAAGATATACTATTTTAGGAGCCTTGCTCATTGCTGCGAGTGTTGCAGGAACAGCCTTTGCTCTTACAAAAACAGAGAGTGCTTATATAGTTACTGAGTCTCAAAAAAATATTGTTGGCGCAATCGGCAGTGAATCTCTGGTTACAACAGCATCCGCAGAAGAAATCCAAGAAACATCAGAATTAGAAGAAGCTTTGGACAATCAGAACCAAGATACAGCTCCTGCAGAAGAGGAGGCTGTAGCTGAAGCGATATCGGAAACAGAAAATGCTGTTACTGAAGCTGTTCCGGTTAATACTGTATCAGCACCCTCAACAAGTGTAACAAATGGGAATACAGCCGGTGCAGTAGGCAGTGAAGCAGCAGCACAAATGGCTGCTGCTACAGGTGTTCCACAATCAACATGGGAATATATCATTGCCCGTGAGTCAAACGGTGATTACACAGCCTCAAACACATCGGGTGCTTCAGGTCTCTTCCAGACTATGCCGGGCTGGGGTTCAACTGCAACGGTTCAAGATCAAATTAACTCAGCCATTAATGCTTATAATGCTCAGGGCTTATCGGCCTGGGGCTACTAG
- a CDS encoding LysM peptidoglycan-binding domain-containing protein produces the protein MQLKTILENKRKSVTLSLTGVMAAATLAVPIIISADSYTVQSGDTLSAIAAAHRTTVDELAAKNGITDANAISVGQTLSVDDSEDSAAPEENTDTSASDTALSAEDAAAKEEIAQHESSGNYTAENGQYYGRYQLSISYLNGDLSAENQERVADAYVSERYGSWSAALAFWNANGWY, from the coding sequence ATGCAACTAAAAACAATTTTAGAAAATAAAAGAAAGTCAGTAACCTTAAGTTTGACAGGAGTGATGGCTGCTGCCACACTTGCTGTACCAATTATTATCAGTGCGGATTCTTATACTGTTCAGTCGGGTGATACACTATCAGCTATTGCTGCAGCCCACAGAACAACTGTAGATGAATTAGCTGCAAAAAATGGCATTACGGATGCCAATGCAATCAGTGTGGGGCAGACCTTATCAGTTGATGATTCAGAAGATAGTGCGGCACCGGAAGAAAATACCGACACTTCAGCTTCAGATACAGCCTTGAGTGCTGAAGATGCTGCAGCTAAAGAAGAGATTGCTCAGCATGAGTCTAGCGGTAATTACACAGCAGAAAACGGACAGTATTATGGCCGTTATCAACTGAGTATTTCTTACCTGAACGGCGATTTATCAGCAGAAAATCAAGAGCGGGTAGCCGATGCATATGTTTCCGAGCGTTATGGCTCTTGGTCAGCTGCACTTGCATTTTGGAACGCTAATGGCTGGTACTGA
- a CDS encoding energy-coupling factor ABC transporter ATP-binding protein, which produces MTNNIIEVNNLYFKYTDEQKDYTLTDLSFHVKPQEWLSVIGHNGSGKSTAVRLLTGLLEAESGEIFVDGEQLNSENVWDIRHKIGMVFQNPDNQFVGATVEDDVAFGLENKGIPYEIMKERVKQALELVGITAYMSREPARLSGGQKQRVAIASAVAMQPKIIILDEATSMLDPEGRTELIKTIKSIRKQYDMTVISITHDLDEVALSDRVLVMQNGQIESISTPKELFARGEELLTLGLDVPFTSNVIKALESESYTFGDTYLTEKELENRLWELLSKM; this is translated from the coding sequence ATGACAAACAATATTATTGAAGTTAACAATCTTTACTTTAAATATACTGATGAACAAAAAGATTATACACTAACAGATTTATCGTTTCACGTGAAACCTCAAGAGTGGCTGTCTGTCATTGGACATAACGGTTCTGGTAAATCAACTGCTGTACGGCTGCTTACGGGTCTTTTGGAAGCTGAATCCGGTGAGATTTTTGTTGACGGTGAACAGTTAAATTCAGAAAATGTTTGGGATATTCGCCATAAAATCGGTATGGTTTTCCAAAATCCGGATAACCAGTTTGTAGGTGCGACAGTGGAAGATGATGTGGCTTTTGGTCTTGAAAATAAAGGGATTCCTTATGAAATCATGAAAGAGCGTGTCAAACAGGCCTTGGAATTAGTGGGGATAACAGCTTATATGTCTCGTGAACCTGCGCGGCTTTCCGGCGGGCAGAAGCAGCGTGTTGCTATTGCCAGCGCGGTTGCTATGCAGCCGAAAATTATTATTTTAGATGAAGCAACCAGTATGCTTGATCCAGAAGGACGTACAGAGCTTATTAAAACGATAAAATCTATCCGAAAACAATATGATATGACTGTTATTTCTATCACCCATGACTTAGATGAAGTGGCACTGAGCGACCGTGTTTTGGTTATGCAAAACGGTCAGATTGAATCAATCTCTACTCCGAAAGAATTATTTGCACGCGGTGAAGAACTCTTAACGCTCGGTTTAGATGTTCCTTTTACCTCAAATGTGATAAAAGCATTGGAATCAGAGTCATATACTTTTGGCGATACTTATTTGACAGAAAAGGAATTAGAAAATAGGCTATGGGAATTACTCTCAAAAATGTAA
- the pgsA gene encoding CDP-diacylglycerol--glycerol-3-phosphate 3-phosphatidyltransferase has protein sequence MKKENIPNLLTIGRIFMIPVFILILCFSHTLTGHFIAALIFALASATDYLDGYLARKWQVVTNFGKFADPLADKMLVMSAFIMLIELNLLPAWIAAVIVCRELAVTGLRLLLVENGGTVLAAALPGKIKTFSQMFSIIFLLCHWTLLGTITLYIALVFTIYSGYDYFKGASFLFKDTFQ, from the coding sequence ATGAAAAAAGAAAACATTCCCAATCTGCTTACTATTGGACGAATCTTTATGATTCCGGTGTTTATTTTAATCCTTTGTTTTTCACATACTCTGACAGGTCACTTTATAGCAGCCTTAATTTTTGCTTTGGCCAGTGCTACAGACTATCTTGATGGTTATTTAGCCCGCAAATGGCAAGTTGTTACTAATTTTGGTAAATTTGCTGATCCTTTGGCTGATAAAATGCTGGTTATGAGTGCTTTTATCATGTTGATTGAATTAAATTTACTACCTGCCTGGATTGCTGCTGTCATTGTCTGTCGCGAGCTTGCGGTGACTGGCCTGCGTCTGCTGCTTGTAGAAAACGGCGGAACAGTGCTTGCTGCGGCTCTCCCTGGAAAAATTAAAACTTTTTCTCAGATGTTCTCCATTATTTTTTTATTATGCCATTGGACTTTATTAGGTACGATAACCCTATATATCGCTTTAGTTTTTACAATTTATTCTGGTTATGACTATTTTAAAGGGGCGAGCTTTCTTTTTAAGGATACCTTTCAGTAA
- a CDS encoding energy-coupling factor transporter transmembrane component T family protein — MDRLIIGRYIPGDSIIHRLDPRSKLLAMIIYIIIVFWANNFLTNLLIFIFTLLTILLSQVKLRFFLNGIKPMVGIILFTTIFQIFFTQGGRTLFQFWFLKISSDGLSQAALIFMRFVLIIIFSTLITLTTTPLSLADAVESLLQPFAKFKVPAHEIGLMLSLSLRFVPTLMDDTVRIMNAQRARGVDFGEGNIFQKVKSIIPILIPLFASSFKRADALAVAMEARGYQGGEGRSKYRLLHWQLKDSIALLTLLVLGLLLFILKTG; from the coding sequence ATGGATAGACTGATTATTGGCCGTTATATTCCCGGAGATTCAATTATACATCGTCTGGATCCCAGAAGTAAACTTTTGGCCATGATAATCTATATCATTATTGTTTTTTGGGCCAATAATTTTTTGACGAATCTTTTAATTTTTATTTTTACTTTGTTGACAATCTTGTTGTCACAGGTGAAACTGCGTTTTTTTCTCAATGGCATAAAGCCTATGGTTGGTATTATTCTTTTTACGACTATTTTTCAGATTTTTTTTACACAGGGAGGTAGGACGCTTTTTCAATTTTGGTTTCTAAAGATTTCCTCTGATGGTTTGAGTCAGGCTGCACTAATTTTTATGCGATTTGTCCTTATTATTATTTTCTCAACACTCATCACTTTGACGACAACACCGCTCAGTCTTGCTGATGCGGTAGAATCATTATTGCAGCCATTTGCTAAATTCAAAGTCCCAGCTCATGAGATTGGGCTAATGCTGTCTTTGAGTTTACGCTTTGTACCGACATTGATGGATGATACGGTACGTATTATGAATGCGCAAAGAGCTCGGGGGGTTGATTTTGGTGAAGGGAACATTTTTCAAAAAGTTAAATCAATTATCCCGATTTTGATTCCTCTTTTTGCTTCCAGTTTTAAGCGTGCTGATGCCTTAGCTGTTGCTATGGAGGCGCGTGGCTATCAAGGCGGAGAAGGGCGAAGCAAGTACCGTCTTTTGCACTGGCAGCTGAAAGACAGCATTGCATTGCTCACTTTGCTGGTTTTAGGTCTGTTATTGTTTATCTTAAAAACAGGCTAG
- the yfmH gene encoding EF-P 5-aminopentanol modification-associated protein YfmH has translation MVTLRKWTYSNSNELLYTAKLTNGLQVFLLPKKDFKESSCTLVSFFGSLDTKLTVSGRMKRYPEGAAHFLEHKLFEDEQGKDTALTFSKNGAYSNAFTTFDKTCFYFSTADFLEKNLQLLQTFTLSTSFTEQSIKKERDIILQEITMYQDDADYRLYQGILQNLYPKTPLASDIVGTKESLNQISVKNLKELHSIFYHPRNMALVAVGDFKPYRIFNSIQENQEHLPLKRQPLVFKSQLSYYPVIKTKSVTMNLSVPKLAVGYRGRKPAINPSLLHQKIALRLFFTMLFGLTSSTYQSWYEEGRIDDSFIIEVEMHPEFQFVLLTLDTKEPIAMSNKIRQKIKQFKQETDFSESHLGLVKRELYGEFLKSLDSPASLSDRFAAELPLQSLKENYLSIPDILNRLDLKTVMAIGENFLSGAQASDFTIFPK, from the coding sequence TTGGTCACCTTAAGAAAATGGACCTACTCCAACAGTAATGAGCTGCTTTATACAGCAAAGTTGACAAATGGATTACAGGTTTTTTTGCTGCCTAAAAAAGATTTTAAAGAGTCCAGCTGTACATTAGTAAGCTTTTTTGGTTCGCTTGACACAAAGTTGACAGTTTCTGGGCGAATGAAAAGGTATCCTGAAGGAGCTGCTCATTTTTTAGAGCATAAGTTATTTGAAGATGAGCAAGGAAAAGATACTGCTTTGACCTTTTCAAAAAATGGGGCTTACAGTAATGCTTTTACAACCTTTGACAAAACATGTTTTTATTTTTCAACAGCTGATTTTTTAGAAAAAAATTTACAATTGCTGCAAACATTCACCTTGTCAACTTCCTTTACAGAACAGTCAATAAAAAAAGAAAGGGATATCATCCTTCAGGAAATCACAATGTATCAGGATGATGCAGATTACAGACTTTATCAAGGTATCTTGCAAAATCTTTATCCTAAAACTCCTCTTGCCAGTGATATCGTCGGAACGAAAGAAAGCCTTAACCAAATTTCGGTGAAAAATTTGAAAGAACTCCATTCTATTTTTTACCATCCTCGTAATATGGCTTTAGTTGCGGTAGGTGATTTTAAGCCTTACCGTATATTTAACAGCATTCAAGAAAATCAAGAGCATCTGCCATTGAAGCGTCAGCCGCTTGTTTTTAAATCTCAGCTGTCTTATTATCCGGTGATAAAAACGAAATCTGTAACAATGAACCTTTCTGTACCTAAATTGGCAGTAGGGTATAGGGGAAGAAAACCTGCAATAAACCCTTCTTTATTACATCAAAAAATAGCTTTGAGGTTATTTTTTACTATGCTGTTTGGCTTGACATCTTCGACCTATCAAAGCTGGTATGAAGAAGGGCGTATTGATGATTCGTTCATAATCGAGGTTGAAATGCATCCAGAATTCCAATTTGTTCTGTTAACGCTCGATACGAAGGAACCAATCGCTATGTCGAATAAAATCAGACAGAAAATAAAACAATTTAAACAGGAGACTGACTTTTCAGAAAGCCACCTGGGGCTTGTTAAGAGAGAGTTATACGGCGAGTTCCTAAAGAGTTTAGACTCACCTGCTTCTTTATCAGATCGTTTTGCAGCCGAACTGCCGCTGCAGTCGTTAAAAGAAAATTACCTCAGCATTCCTGATATTTTAAACAGATTGGATTTAAAGACAGTAATGGCTATTGGTGAAAATTTTTTGTCAGGAGCACAGGCGTCTGATTTTACAATATTTCCAAAATAA